In the Engystomops pustulosus chromosome 2, aEngPut4.maternal, whole genome shotgun sequence genome, one interval contains:
- the LOC140117839 gene encoding retinol dehydrogenase 16-like gives MWLVVLALVVVLLVYRWHRQSLILENLSDKYVFITGCDTGFGNSLAKQLDKRGMKVLASCLTEKGAENLKKETSSRLQTTILDISDSKNVSSVAEWVSHVVGDKGLWGVVNNAGITGQLVPLGWLKKNDFLKVLDVNLLGMVDVTLSLLPLVIKAKGRIVNVSSIVGRLAVIPGGYALAKFGVEAFSDTLRREVNDFGVKVSIVEPGAFKTNIQSLLTVIKKNAEDKFNLLPAETKNIYGEQYLKKYLQNIDELSTKSSSRLYLVTDCMEHALTACHPWTRYSAGLDAKLFYIPLSYLPTFITDYVLSLYAPKPAQGMK, from the exons ATGTGGCTCGTTGTGTTGGCCCTAGTGGTTGTGCTCTTAGTGTACAGATGGCACAGACAAAGTCTGATATTGGAGAATCTCTCAGATAAATATGTCTTTATCACCGGATGTGACACTGGATTTGGAAACTCACTGGCAAAGCAACTGGACAAACGTGGAATGAAGGTTCTAGCCTCTTGCCTGACAGAGAAGGGGGCTGAGAACTTGAAGAAGGAGACCTCTAGTAGATTACAAACTACAATATTGGATATTTCTGACAGCAAGAATGTGAGCTCTGTAGCCGAGTGGGTGTCTCATGTTGTTGGGGACAAGG gACTCTGGGGTGTAGTGAACAATGCTGGGATAACAGGTCAATTGGTTCCCCTTGGATGGCTGAAAAAAAATGACTTTCTCAAGGTTTTAGATGTGAACTTACTGGGGATGGTTGATGTGACACTATCGTTACTGCCACTGGTCATAAAAGCCAAAGGAAGGATTGTTAATGTCTCCAGTATTGTCGGTAGATTGGCTGTTATTCCAGGAGGTTACGCTCTTGCCAAATTTGGTGTAGAAGCCTTCTCCGATACTTTAAG GCGGGAAGTTAATGATTTTGGAGTAAAGGTCTCGATAGTTGAGCCAGGGGCTTTCAAAACCAACATACAATCACTTTTAactgttattaagaaaaatgcAGAAGATAAATTTAATTTGCTGCCAGCTGAGACCAAGAATATCTACGGAGAACAATATCTAAAGAAAT ATTTACAAAATATAGATGAATTGTCTACAAAAAGTTCTTCCAGGCTATACTTGGTAACAGACTGTATGGAACATGCACTGACTGCCTGTCACCCCTGGACAAGATACTCTGCTGGATTAGACGCCAAACTATTCTACATTCCTCTTTCCTACCTCCCAACATTCATTACGGATTATGTGTTATCACTGTATGCACCAAAACCAGCTCAAGGAATGAAGTGA